A window of Cohnella herbarum contains these coding sequences:
- a CDS encoding glycoside hydrolase family 99-like domain-containing protein: protein MQSDTHANIGYPFTPVLVDNTPEQFKEALIAVRDYLDRGQLSTPIVTVNSWNEWTEGSYLEPDTVNGLGYLEAIKEVFGIRK, encoded by the coding sequence GTGCAATCGGACACGCATGCGAATATCGGTTATCCGTTTACTCCCGTTCTTGTGGACAATACGCCGGAGCAATTCAAGGAAGCATTGATCGCGGTGAGGGATTATTTGGACCGGGGGCAGTTGAGCACCCCCATAGTTACCGTGAATTCATGGAACGAGTGGACGGAAGGCAGTTATCTCGAGCCGGATACGGTTAACGGGCTGGGTTATTTAGAAGCGATCAAAGAAGTGTTCGGAATTCGGAAATAG
- a CDS encoding hydrolase/acyltransferase, producing MPEMSYVLLQQEDGELQFVEMPASHAYQLSALNLRLHKELTKLTADNVPKLPKAIAEFRALDLLDEKRCPIGGLQYVNELEQTFASIREGSYPLVSLLTEIRALQAQLEQWYEDEEML from the coding sequence ATGCCTGAAATGTCATACGTTCTATTGCAGCAAGAAGATGGAGAGCTCCAGTTCGTGGAGATGCCCGCTTCCCATGCTTACCAATTAAGCGCATTGAATCTACGCCTTCATAAAGAATTGACCAAATTAACCGCCGACAACGTGCCGAAGCTGCCTAAAGCGATCGCCGAATTCCGCGCGTTGGATTTACTCGACGAGAAACGTTGTCCGATCGGCGGCTTGCAATACGTCAATGAACTCGAGCAAACCTTCGCGTCGATCCGGGAGGGTTCTTATCCGCTTGTCTCGTTATTGACGGAAATACGCGCGTTGCAAGCTCAATTAGAACAGTGGTACGAAGATGAGGAAATGTTGTAA
- a CDS encoding carbohydrate ABC transporter permease — protein sequence MHPTRKRLVYGVTFTLPALIIFLLFTFYPFVSSLYYSFTQWDIINKPKFIGLDNYRNLLEDRLFIRSALNTVTIALFVVIVQNPLSLLLGLVLNKPFKSSYFLRTAFYLPLVVSLVVVSVTWSNLLQYDGVFNELLLRLGAEKYIQDWLGTTSSALTSIILIQLWYGTGYGAVIYLAGLQSIPQEVYESAQLDGAQGWKKFRFVTFPLLMPSFTICTFLGMVGALKFFEMPYIMTNGGPGDATSTLALVIYNYAFKNNTFGYATAAGILFMIAISVVTALQLKLTRSKEVEY from the coding sequence ATGCATCCAACGCGCAAGAGGCTGGTATACGGAGTCACCTTTACTTTACCGGCGCTGATCATCTTTTTGCTGTTTACCTTTTATCCGTTCGTTAGCAGCTTGTATTACTCCTTCACGCAGTGGGACATCATTAACAAACCGAAATTTATCGGTCTCGACAACTATCGCAATTTACTCGAGGATCGGTTGTTTATTCGTTCGGCGTTAAACACCGTAACCATCGCTCTATTCGTAGTGATCGTACAGAACCCTCTCTCTTTGTTATTGGGGTTAGTCCTTAATAAACCGTTCAAATCCAGCTATTTCTTAAGAACGGCGTTCTATCTCCCGCTAGTCGTCTCGCTTGTCGTCGTGTCGGTTACCTGGTCGAATCTCCTTCAGTATGACGGGGTATTCAACGAACTTCTTCTCAGGCTCGGGGCGGAGAAATACATTCAGGATTGGCTGGGTACGACTTCGTCGGCGCTGACCTCGATCATTCTGATCCAGCTATGGTATGGAACGGGATACGGGGCAGTCATTTATTTAGCGGGATTGCAGTCGATTCCCCAGGAAGTCTATGAATCCGCGCAGCTCGACGGAGCTCAGGGATGGAAGAAATTCAGGTTCGTTACGTTCCCGTTATTGATGCCGTCGTTTACGATTTGCACGTTTCTCGGAATGGTCGGCGCTCTTAAGTTTTTCGAGATGCCTTACATCATGACGAACGGAGGGCCCGGCGATGCTACATCTACCTTAGCGCTCGTGATCTATAACTATGCGTTCAAGAACAATACTTTCGGTTATGCGACGGCTGCCGGAATTCTATTCATGATCGCGATTTCCGTGGTGACGGCGTTGCAGCTCAAATTAACGAGAAGCAAGGAGGTTGAATATTAA
- a CDS encoding glycoside hydrolase family 99-like domain-containing protein codes for MSNPYEVAVYYFPNYHIDPRNEEWHGEGWTEWNLVQAATPRFPGHQQPKVPLWGYLDESDPLVSEKQIAAAADHGVTSFIYDWYWYDGKPFLQRALESGFMQASNNDRLKFSLMWANHDWVNIFPLKRSTDVTLLTKGPTPRESFDKATEYIIHNYFNHPSYWRVDGKLYFSLYELGSLIKGLGGVEQTRDALEAFRIRVREAGLGELNLNAVVWGIQILPTETKVHDPKRMVEALGFDSVTSYVWIHHTPLEGIPLSPTRNTPVNRSITGTFFKGSTACLIIRTSRWVGIQRLGRCNRTRMRISVIRLLPFLWTIRRSNSRKH; via the coding sequence TTGTCTAACCCTTATGAAGTCGCCGTTTATTATTTTCCCAATTATCATATCGATCCCCGCAACGAAGAGTGGCACGGAGAAGGGTGGACGGAGTGGAATCTGGTTCAAGCCGCGACGCCGCGGTTTCCCGGTCACCAACAACCGAAAGTCCCTCTGTGGGGCTATTTGGATGAATCGGACCCTCTCGTATCGGAGAAGCAAATCGCGGCTGCCGCTGATCACGGAGTGACATCGTTTATCTACGATTGGTATTGGTACGACGGCAAACCGTTCCTGCAAAGGGCGCTTGAATCGGGCTTTATGCAAGCCTCGAACAACGACAGGCTGAAATTCTCGCTCATGTGGGCGAACCACGATTGGGTCAACATTTTTCCGCTGAAACGTTCGACGGACGTTACCTTGTTGACTAAAGGGCCTACGCCAAGAGAGTCGTTCGACAAAGCGACGGAATACATCATTCATAACTATTTCAATCACCCATCATACTGGCGCGTCGATGGCAAATTATACTTTTCGTTATATGAGCTTGGTAGCTTGATTAAGGGTTTAGGAGGCGTAGAGCAGACGAGGGATGCGCTGGAGGCATTCCGAATCCGGGTGAGAGAAGCGGGCTTAGGGGAGCTTAATCTTAACGCGGTCGTCTGGGGCATTCAAATCCTTCCGACGGAAACGAAGGTTCACGACCCTAAGCGTATGGTGGAAGCTCTTGGCTTCGATTCCGTGACCTCGTACGTCTGGATTCATCATACCCCGCTTGAGGGTATCCCACTGTCTCCTACCCGGAATACGCCCGTAAATCGATCGATTACTGGGACGTTCTTCAAGGGGAGCACAGCTTGCCTTATTATCCGAACGTCTCGGTGGGTTGGGATTCAACGCCTCGGACGGTGCAATCGGACACGCATGCGAATATCGGTTATCCGTTTACTCCCGTTCTTGTGGACAATACGCCGGAGCAATTCAAGGAAGCATTGA
- a CDS encoding RrF2 family transcriptional regulator, which produces MKPEKCVGSHHPKWFGLALQALVILSKDNIQTCPSAELAVYLQSEATLLRRILATLVRGGILETREGRDGGYRLKRDPDSITLAEVYTVLQVSDPLCLGIKETTGTHTFGMEMKTIFSEITTEMDRSLLEVLGRYTVGQISDRAQNLTGSSLAEIGNISS; this is translated from the coding sequence ATGAAGCCGGAAAAGTGTGTCGGGTCCCATCATCCGAAATGGTTTGGATTAGCGCTGCAAGCGCTTGTCATTTTATCGAAAGATAATATCCAAACTTGCCCAAGCGCGGAATTAGCCGTTTATTTGCAATCCGAAGCGACGTTGCTTAGACGAATTCTAGCTACTCTGGTAAGAGGCGGAATTCTGGAAACTCGCGAAGGACGGGATGGCGGATACCGGTTGAAAAGAGATCCCGATTCGATTACGCTGGCGGAAGTATACACCGTTCTTCAAGTGAGCGATCCTTTGTGTCTCGGAATTAAGGAAACGACGGGCACGCATACGTTCGGTATGGAGATGAAGACGATTTTCAGCGAGATTACGACCGAAATGGATCGTTCCTTGCTCGAAGTGCTTGGTCGTTATACGGTCGGACAAATCTCGGACCGCGCTCAAAACTTAACGGGAAGTTCGCTTGCCGAGATCGGAAATATTAGCAGTTGA
- a CDS encoding nitroreductase family protein, with translation MTTTTEVQSPTFSEVVHGRRSVRSYDPSFKISKEDMTELLAEAVRAPSSSNVQPWRFLVIDSQPLKEKLLPIANNQQQIVEASAVIAVLGDLEGYKLIETTFNRAYEAGYMPEATKDAFIANSTKMYSSLPPEVARRIIYTDGGLVSMQLMLSAKARGYDTVPMGGYNAEKFVEAFGIGERYIPIMLIAVGKAAKEGHPSVRLTVDEVARWNEFTL, from the coding sequence ATGACAACGACAACCGAAGTACAAAGCCCGACATTTTCCGAAGTGGTCCATGGACGTCGTTCGGTAAGGAGTTACGATCCGTCTTTCAAGATTTCCAAAGAAGACATGACGGAATTGCTCGCGGAAGCGGTACGCGCTCCTTCCTCTTCCAACGTCCAGCCTTGGCGTTTTCTCGTCATCGACTCTCAGCCGTTGAAAGAAAAGCTGCTCCCGATCGCGAATAACCAGCAACAGATCGTAGAAGCATCCGCGGTCATTGCGGTGCTTGGGGATCTGGAAGGTTACAAGCTTATCGAAACGACTTTTAATCGCGCCTATGAAGCGGGCTACATGCCCGAAGCGACGAAGGATGCGTTTATCGCCAACTCGACGAAAATGTACTCCTCGCTGCCGCCGGAAGTCGCGCGCAGAATCATTTATACGGACGGCGGCCTTGTCTCGATGCAGCTGATGCTGTCGGCCAAAGCAAGAGGCTACGATACGGTACCGATGGGCGGCTATAACGCGGAGAAATTCGTCGAGGCGTTCGGGATCGGCGAGCGGTACATTCCGATCATGCTGATCGCGGTCGGTAAAGCCGCCAAAGAAGGGCATCCTTCCGTGCGGCTAACGGTTGACGAAGTGGCCAGATGGAATGAATTCACTCTGTAA
- a CDS encoding carbohydrate ABC transporter permease, whose product MRSSSVSSLRDKIFDRMLEAFMVVLSLLVLYPCYYIFEASIKLPKEFYEPLKFPSRIYWGNFENVFAKVQVGRALLNTLLICGGTLALLIIVASMAGYTISRNKHKLFQFLFVLFLAGMIIPFQTSMVPIYKLAQSLHLMNTRTLLILLYTAGTIPFATMIYVGFTKGIPRELEEAASIDGYGPLRMYWLIIFPLLLPATGTLIVTTVFGFWNDFIGPLLYLTDKSKLTLITQIFQFKAERSSDWGGIFALCSLATLPLILLFVITQKYMIKGLTAGAIKG is encoded by the coding sequence ATGCGCTCCTCTTCCGTTAGCAGCCTCCGAGATAAAATATTCGATCGAATGCTCGAAGCGTTCATGGTCGTTCTATCATTACTTGTTCTCTACCCGTGCTACTACATTTTCGAAGCAAGCATTAAGCTTCCGAAGGAGTTCTACGAGCCGCTTAAATTCCCAAGCCGAATTTATTGGGGGAATTTCGAGAACGTGTTCGCCAAAGTGCAGGTTGGGCGGGCATTGTTAAATACGCTGCTCATCTGCGGCGGAACGCTGGCCTTGCTCATTATCGTCGCATCGATGGCGGGGTATACGATTTCCCGCAACAAGCATAAGCTATTCCAATTTCTGTTCGTTTTATTTCTGGCGGGAATGATCATTCCCTTCCAGACGAGCATGGTGCCTATCTATAAATTGGCGCAATCGCTTCACTTGATGAATACGAGAACGCTTCTGATCCTGCTGTACACGGCGGGAACGATTCCTTTTGCAACGATGATCTACGTAGGTTTCACCAAAGGAATTCCCAGAGAGCTCGAGGAAGCGGCCAGCATCGATGGCTACGGTCCTTTGCGGATGTATTGGCTGATTATATTCCCGTTGCTTCTACCGGCCACCGGTACGCTGATCGTCACGACCGTTTTCGGATTCTGGAACGATTTCATAGGTCCGCTTCTGTACTTGACGGATAAGAGCAAGTTAACGCTGATTACGCAAATCTTTCAATTCAAGGCTGAGAGATCCAGCGATTGGGGCGGGATTTTCGCGTTATGTTCGCTGGCGACGTTGCCGCTCATTCTGTTATTCGTTATCACGCAGAAGTATATGATCAAAGGTTTGACGGCCGGAGCGATTAAGGGCTGA
- a CDS encoding AraC family transcriptional regulator: MGEHMIKKIDFMNLAPYVRYIHEHIPENEPQSRLYRLPPRAIYDYEIIYVTKGGCLYNIQGVEYLLRPGDIHFMRPHVLHHCYDPDGNTFHYYAVHFDLAYMGEPFDFDPVVYTDVDYPNLDHVPVDEKLVDRPVFELAEIDFPYVIHSPEYHVYLPLFREMLNVFQTKPYGYHLIMRSLMLRILHQMVKDMSTDEGVKKSHPQGEKAIEAIHYMYKHLHEDININDIAQSLFLSPNYFRTLFKQATGKSPLEYLTMLRLEKAKTLMAEGKYTINEISSLVGYQDRHHFSKVFKKVEGLSPKNYLNSLPHLSEDE; this comes from the coding sequence ATGGGTGAACATATGATCAAGAAAATCGACTTTATGAATTTAGCGCCTTACGTAAGATATATACACGAACACATTCCGGAAAACGAGCCGCAGAGCAGATTGTACCGCCTCCCTCCGAGGGCTATTTACGATTACGAGATCATTTACGTCACCAAAGGCGGCTGTCTCTACAATATCCAGGGAGTAGAGTACTTGCTCAGACCCGGCGATATTCATTTCATGAGGCCGCATGTGCTGCATCATTGTTATGATCCGGACGGGAATACGTTTCATTATTATGCCGTGCATTTCGACCTTGCCTATATGGGGGAGCCTTTCGATTTCGATCCCGTCGTCTATACGGACGTGGATTATCCGAATTTGGATCATGTTCCCGTAGACGAGAAGCTTGTGGACAGGCCGGTATTCGAGTTGGCCGAAATCGATTTTCCGTATGTTATCCACTCGCCGGAATACCATGTCTATTTGCCCTTATTCCGCGAGATGCTGAACGTTTTCCAGACTAAGCCGTACGGATATCATTTGATTATGCGTTCTCTTATGCTGCGTATCCTCCATCAGATGGTCAAGGATATGTCGACGGACGAAGGCGTCAAGAAGAGCCATCCTCAAGGGGAAAAAGCGATCGAGGCGATTCACTACATGTATAAACATCTTCATGAGGATATCAATATCAACGACATTGCCCAATCGTTGTTTCTATCTCCGAATTATTTCCGTACGCTGTTTAAGCAAGCGACGGGGAAGTCGCCGCTGGAGTACTTGACGATGCTGCGATTGGAGAAAGCGAAAACCCTGATGGCGGAAGGCAAATATACGATTAATGAAATTTCCAGTCTGGTCGGTTATCAAGACCGGCATCATTTCAGTAAAGTATTTAAGAAAGTCGAAGGCTTATCGCCCAAAAATTATTTGAATTCGCTTCCGCATCTCTCGGAAGACGAGTAA
- the cmpA gene encoding cortex morphogenetic protein CmpA: protein MPQWLCNQLMSAFQKKDRRQIRLLNDCWFYYRAKPDRSKDNVGMNP, encoded by the coding sequence ATGCCTCAGTGGCTCTGCAACCAATTAATGTCCGCTTTTCAGAAAAAAGACCGCCGGCAAATTCGTCTGTTGAACGATTGTTGGTTCTACTACCGCGCCAAACCCGATAGATCCAAGGATAATGTTGGGATGAACCCTTGA
- a CDS encoding Tex family protein, translating to MSIGIEAGTQAAQERMIKQIAGELGIGLGQVRTVAALLDDGNTIPFIARYRKEMTGELDEVQLRAIDDRRTYLKGLEDRKGEVIRLIEEQGKLTPELQAAIVKATKLQEVEDLYRPYRQKRKTRASVAKERGLEPLALWLLSQPRQGDLLGEAGKYVDPDKGVNSAEEAVQGASDIVAEGIADDADIRRWVRRFTWDQGVLISKAKDSEAETVYEMYYKYSEPVKRLPPHRVLAMNRGEREDVLGISIDVPTDRIVEELNRRTLRGPSIARDTLAAAAEDAYKRLISPSIERELRNELTEKAEEHAIGIFSENLRNLLLQPPVKGRVVLGVDPAYRTGCKLAVVDDTGKLMEVAVTYPTPPHNKKAEAEVVFRRLINQYGVQLIVIGNGTGSRETEQFVVGIIHAMPERSLQYLIVNEAGASVYSASKLAAEEFPDLDVSERSAVSIARRLQDPLAELVKIEPKAIGVGQYQHDVTQKRLDESLSGVVESAVNHVGVDVNTASPSLLSYVSGINATMARNIVKLREEKGKFVERSQIQKVPRLGAKTYEQCAGFLRISDGKNPLDRTPIHPESYDVVGKLFKDLGVKLTDIGTDALKDKLKEIQLDEVSARLAVGIPTLRDIVDSLQRPGRDPRDELPPPIFHTDVLDIEDLKPGMELKGTVRNVVDFGAFVDIGIKNDGLVHISQISNKFVKHPTEVVAVGDTVTVWVLGSDLKKGRVSLTMRQPV from the coding sequence ATGAGTATTGGCATTGAGGCGGGAACGCAAGCTGCGCAAGAGAGAATGATTAAGCAAATCGCAGGCGAATTGGGCATCGGGTTAGGTCAAGTCAGAACCGTAGCGGCCTTGTTGGATGACGGAAATACGATTCCGTTTATCGCGCGATACCGGAAAGAGATGACGGGCGAGCTCGACGAGGTGCAGCTTCGCGCCATAGATGATCGCCGCACGTACCTTAAAGGGCTTGAAGATCGCAAAGGAGAAGTCATCCGGCTCATCGAGGAGCAGGGCAAGCTGACTCCGGAGCTTCAAGCGGCTATCGTGAAGGCGACTAAGCTGCAAGAAGTCGAAGACCTATACCGTCCTTACCGCCAGAAAAGAAAAACGCGCGCAAGCGTCGCCAAGGAGCGTGGCCTTGAACCGTTGGCGTTGTGGTTACTTTCTCAGCCGCGACAGGGGGATTTGCTTGGCGAAGCGGGTAAATACGTGGATCCGGACAAGGGGGTCAACTCCGCGGAGGAAGCCGTTCAAGGCGCGTCCGATATCGTGGCCGAAGGGATCGCGGACGATGCGGATATTCGCCGCTGGGTTCGTAGGTTCACTTGGGATCAGGGAGTTCTGATCAGCAAAGCCAAAGACTCCGAAGCGGAAACCGTATACGAAATGTATTACAAATATTCCGAGCCGGTGAAGCGCCTGCCGCCTCATCGCGTGTTGGCGATGAATCGCGGGGAACGCGAGGATGTGCTCGGAATATCGATCGACGTTCCGACGGATCGTATCGTTGAGGAGTTGAATCGTAGAACGCTAAGAGGACCATCTATTGCTCGCGACACATTAGCCGCAGCGGCGGAAGATGCTTATAAACGGCTAATTTCTCCTTCCATAGAGCGCGAGCTTAGGAACGAATTGACCGAGAAGGCGGAGGAGCACGCGATCGGCATATTTTCAGAGAACCTGCGGAATCTGTTGTTGCAGCCTCCGGTCAAAGGGCGTGTGGTGCTCGGCGTCGATCCGGCTTATCGGACGGGCTGCAAGCTGGCCGTCGTGGACGATACGGGCAAGCTGATGGAAGTCGCGGTCACGTACCCGACGCCGCCGCACAACAAGAAAGCGGAGGCGGAAGTCGTATTCCGCCGCTTGATCAACCAGTACGGCGTGCAACTGATCGTCATCGGCAACGGAACGGGTTCGCGCGAGACGGAGCAATTCGTCGTCGGAATCATCCATGCGATGCCGGAACGCAGCCTGCAATATTTGATCGTGAACGAAGCGGGCGCGAGCGTCTATTCCGCATCCAAGCTGGCCGCCGAAGAATTCCCCGATTTGGACGTCTCTGAGCGCAGCGCGGTATCTATCGCCCGCCGCTTGCAGGATCCGCTGGCCGAGCTCGTCAAGATCGAACCGAAAGCGATCGGCGTTGGGCAATACCAGCATGACGTCACGCAGAAGAGATTGGACGAGAGCTTGTCGGGCGTCGTGGAATCGGCGGTTAACCATGTCGGCGTAGACGTGAATACGGCGTCTCCGTCGTTATTATCCTACGTCTCCGGCATTAACGCGACGATGGCCCGCAATATCGTGAAGCTCCGCGAGGAGAAAGGGAAGTTCGTCGAACGCTCGCAGATTCAGAAGGTACCGCGTCTCGGAGCCAAAACTTACGAGCAATGCGCGGGATTTCTACGCATATCCGACGGGAAGAATCCGCTGGACCGCACTCCGATTCATCCGGAATCTTACGACGTCGTCGGCAAGCTGTTCAAGGATCTGGGCGTGAAGTTAACCGACATCGGCACGGATGCGCTTAAAGACAAGCTGAAGGAGATTCAACTGGACGAAGTATCGGCTAGGCTTGCCGTAGGCATTCCGACGCTTCGCGATATCGTCGACAGCTTGCAGCGCCCGGGACGTGATCCCCGCGACGAGCTGCCGCCTCCGATTTTCCATACGGACGTATTGGATATCGAGGATTTGAAGCCTGGCATGGAGCTTAAGGGGACGGTCCGCAACGTCGTCGATTTCGGCGCTTTCGTCGATATCGGCATCAAGAACGACGGTCTTGTTCACATTTCCCAGATCAGCAATAAATTCGTCAAGCATCCTACCGAAGTCGTCGCGGTCGGCGATACGGTTACGGTATGGGTGTTAGGTTCGGATCTGAAGAAGGGCCGCGTCAGCTTAACGATGCGCCAACCCGTGTAA